Proteins co-encoded in one Vibrio tasmaniensis genomic window:
- a CDS encoding adenosine deaminase, translating to MKDNKPVKEPFCLPKHSTRSHVEREKKETETRRRIEDILEERAFNKLWYE from the coding sequence ATGAAAGACAATAAGCCCGTGAAAGAGCCGTTTTGCTTACCAAAACACTCTACACGCAGCCACGTTGAGCGAGAAAAAAAGGAAACCGAAACCAGACGGCGAATTGAAGATATTTTAGAAGAGCGCGCTTTTAATAAACTCTGGTATGAATAA